The following is a genomic window from Doryrhamphus excisus isolate RoL2022-K1 chromosome 3, RoL_Dexc_1.0, whole genome shotgun sequence.
AGCACGCACtcacttgaatattttttttgtgctttggtTTATTGCCGTTTCTTCATTCACCAGCAAGAGTCACGATGACAGTAACAGGGGCGTCAACACTTTTCATTACATCTTCTAACAAAGCCATGAATGGGTTTGATTGTGGGGAATGGCAGGAGAGTTATTTTCTAAAATTGGAAGAGGCAGACATGACAAGTGAGTGAGTCTGCGGTTTTGCGCTTGTTAAACTGATAAACCAGAATGACGAGCACACACATACTAACACATTAGAGGGGagtggtgtgtgcgtgtgtgtgtatttgtgtgtgcgcgtgcttgtgtttgtgtgttcaggTAGGAACAAGCTGATTTCCTGGAGGCTATAAATACAACTGGAGGAACCTGTCTGACTCgcactgaaaacacacacacacacacaggtagacAGAGTAAAAGGGGGCGGGCCCGCCAGCACACCTGAGGGGGCATTGCTACCTAACAAGTgtgaaaggcaggaagtggctGCCTGGTATTGTTTGAGTAGGAGCTAGTGTGGAAAGTGATCAGTGGGGTGGGTCAAGGAAGCCAGCTCGACTGTGTTCTTATGTTGGAGGGTGGGGATATCAACTGGACcgtttatttttctaatttggCGCTGACTAGAAACCGAAAAACAAGTTAGTCCGCCTCCGCCTGCTGATGCTCAGTCTGTGCCAAACGGGGTGCTGCGCGGCTCCAGTGTGGTTCCGTTGCGACGGATGGGGTCTCGCCGATGGTGACCACCTGAGCCAAGAGGATCATCTGGAGCACAGTGTGGCAAGGAGCAGTGAGGAAAGCCACTCAGTGGAAGAGGTCAGTGTGAAGCCACGTTGAGGATAGGATGGCAGGTATTGGCACTTATTCGGTTCTGCGGGGTCATTGTCCTTCTGAAAGAATGCAACAGCTGCTGTGGTGGTTCTCACTTTGGacctgttctgtgtgtgtgcttgtgacATTCTTGGAGCAAAGTCCATAGAATCATAAAGGAGAATGCTGTGTGATATCCTCTACGAGTTGCCAGAAAACATCAGAACTTAAAGCTCCATTCTCCACTGCTCTTGGACCCACTTAGCCCACCTAACACCTACATTGTTTAGCCCATACAACAAAAAATGGTGAATTTAGATGTGTGATGTGTTAAACCATGCTgtggagcataaaaaaacacatactgaTTTATTTCTTACGTGAGTGAGCTAAAGCGTGTTTTGCTTTAGCGGCATGTCACCTCTGGCGCCCATGTTTGCACTGAGAAACCTGATCTATATCTAGTCTTGTTTTaatctcctcttcttcttcatgtGGCAATAGACAAACAGTATGGGGTCATGCAGGGCAGTTAGGGCATGGTCACGCTTTTCTTACGGCACTCATGGAAGCAAATGTGGAAGTTCAGGAAGTGTTCGACCCAAAGTgaactaaaatgttttctgacCTAGTCTGCTTATGTGTGTGCACAGAAGAGCGTAAAGGAGGGAATCTTGTTGAAGCAGACCAGCTCCTTCCAAAGATGGAAACGGCGCTATTTCAAACTCAGAGGGAGGACGCTCTACTATGCCAAGGACTGCAAGGTACCCCCAAAGCATGGTGCATAGATGTTGCCATTTAGTCAACTTGATTTCATTGTTCTATTTTTGTAGTCTCTCATATTTGACGAGGTGGACCTGTCAGACGCCAGCGTAGCGGAGACCAGCACCAAGAACATCAACAATAGTTTCACCGTAAGAATCTGAATCCACCTTGTTTTGTCTTCAAAATGTGGCCTATTCATCTTTCTGATGTTATTCTTCTTTCTTAGGTCATTACTCCTTTTCGCAAGTTGATGCTGTGCGCTGAGAACAGGAAAGAAATGGAAGACTGGATCGGCGCTCTAAGGTCTGTCCAGAAGTGGGAAATCTATGAGGtaggttttttttagtttttgtataCTTCCAACTTTGTGTGGGGAAGGCCCttttgtagtacagtaaacctcagatatatcggattcaattgttcccactggttttgtccgatataagcgaaatccgttatatgcgtataccggaaaatgtccgttttacgcatatatcggatttatatccggtatatgcgtaaatcggattttatccgttataaagaggcacttccttgactatgtttccaatgtacctggacgcgcaggcaacgctgcaaacgctgcaaatgacgccgtatagcggcctgtcacgattcggcgaatcggagcgccacgatacggccatccgatatatgcgagggaacgggactggagattttgtccgaaataggcgaaatccgttataaaaaatccgatatatgcaatgaatttttattggatatgcattacagaaaaattggttcttttttatctgtccgttgtgagcgaatttccgatatatccgagtccgatatatccgaggtttactgtatctataCGCTTCCTCTTTCTGCAGGCCAGCCAGTTCAACATGGAGCATTTTTCAGGGATGCACAACTGGTATGCTTGCTCGCACGCCCGCCCCACCTTCTGCAATGTCTGCAGGGAGGCTTTGCCCGGTGTCACCTCCCATGGCCTGTCCTGcgaaggtacacacacacacacaaacacacgcacgaATTCCAACTAAAGCTTTTGCAtgcttctgcttcctgtcttcctcAAAAAGTATGCAAGTTCAAAGCTCACAAGCGATGTGCAGTTCGCTCCACCAACAACTGCAAGTGGACCACCCTGGCTTCCATCGGGAACGACATCATAGAAGATGAGGATGGGGTGTGTGAGTTTTTAGTGTTTGCACTTTGCTTTGATGTGAATATTAGCATAGCGATTGTCTTACAGCATAGCTTTTTTTCACCAGGTATCCATGCCTCACCAGTGGCTGGAAGGCAACCTGCCCGTCAGCGCCAAGTGTGTTGTGTGCGATAAGAACTGTGGCAGCGTGCGGCGACTGCAGGACTGGCGCTGCCTATGGTGCAAAGCCATTGTACGTGTCTTAGCACAATCAGGAAGTACTGTAATTTCTAGATTATAGACCACACTGGTATATAAATCTCGGCCActaaatttaaagagaaaatacgatttgtaaaatatatatatataggcccGATGATCTATTCACTGCAGGTATTCATGTCATGACATGGAATATTTAATACACAAACATATTTAACTTGGCTAGGTAaacagtagcctaccagaaaagtcattTATCGCTGTCCTCGTTCtgctcctgggaactaaaagtCGTCCTCGTCAAGTGTTGCCCGCCGGTCGGCCTCTCATGCCCCGAGGCAAATCAGCCCGCAAGCCTGTGCCGGCCTCCCCAGCACGAAGCAGTCCAGCCTGCCGAATCCCGGCAGCAACAGTGGACCTCCCGACACCCCTCCACGCTTTCAAAGCTGCGAGATTGATCACCTTCAACCTGAAAGCCGATAAGTAGTGATGTGGCGATCAATACTAAAATATTGATACCTTCTAAACCATAATTTTAGGCTCTTAAATcaattctcaaatcaaaatatagATACGTCAGTTATTTCGGTAATGTATATCATTAACAGGAAGACACTGGAAGGTAACTAAAAGAGACCAAATGCACACAAGATGTTGCAAAACCACAAATTAGCTGCATGGTTCAaagcgtaaaaaaaaagtttcagctTATACAATAGAAATTACGGTATTTGctggaaaatgaaatgaagCCCTACTGTACGTATATACTACATGAGAGCTCCCACTCTTCCACTTAGCAAGGAGTGTGTCGGTGCTGAGTGTGCAGTTGGTCAGATATGTGAGACACTCtgatcctcacacacacacacaaataaatcagTGTGGTATTTGTAAAGGTTAGTGAAGTGACATTTGCTGCATTTGTGAGGATCGTAATGACCTTTGAGCTCAtgctggaatatgaaattattatggAGACTGCTTATTTTTCACGTGTCTGTCTCTGTGTGTACGCATCAGGTCCACAGCAGCTGTAAAGAACAAATGGCCAAAGTCTGTCCCCTGGGTCAGTGTAGAGTGTCCATCATCCCTCCCACTGCACTTAACAGCATCGACTCTGACGGTAAGATGCCTCTCACTCACACTCACTGACCAACCTTTTCTGTTATTGGTTTCATTTGTATGCATGCCTGTGATGTTTGTGCGCAGGCTTCTGGAAGGCCACCTCGGCATCCTGCTCCAGTCCTCTTCTGGTCTTGGTCAACTCTAAAAGCGGAGACAACCAGGGTGTCAAATTTTTGCGCAAGTTCAAACAACTCCTCAACCCGGCACAAGTCTTCGATCTCATGAACGGGGGGCCGGAGCTCGGGTAAGCGGCTCTCATGTGCCAAATCTTCTTTCACACTGAACATTTTCCTcactcagcattttttttcaattccagCCTGCGCCTTTTCCAGAAATTTGTCACGTTCCGTATCCTGGTGTGCGGGGGAGATGGCAGTGTGGGCTGGGTACTCTCTGAGCTGGATAAGCTCAACCTCCACAAGCAGGTGAGAGGCAGGAGAAGGCACTTTATCCCAAAATACTGCAAATGCTTCAATGAATGCGAATAACATCCTGGCTCTCTTGCCAGCTTTGGCAATCCCctgatgtattttctttttaagtagcactcagtggtcagcatccagtaggtttatctacctctgcatgcgctcaGTTGTACGTACAAAACGTACATTTTACACACTATTGTTTGCAATTAACTCATTGGTGCTATCAATGCTAACTGAGCAGTTTGCTTGTTGGTTGGTTATGTTGTTTCTGCATTGTGCAATACACTTATTCATAATTtaccaacaaaaaaatgtatcttccactttctcatgcgcttcaaatcattattaaagttaaaaatgAAGTTGTTATAGTGAAGTTGtcagccatcaccaaatggcAGACCTCGGCCCGGATACTGACCAATTAAAGCGAAatggaaatataataatatataatcatgCTTGCTCACTGATTGCAGCGCCAGTTTGCAGGCTTAATTACTTCAGTTATTACAGCTATGTGACAGCAAACAAAGTGAGGTCACTCAAAATGACCTAATGAGATTGTTTGCTTGTTGGGAAGTGAATGAGCGACCCATGGCTTGCTCAAAAGTaccaaaagtgaaaaaatttaacattttaaaagtgaATGGATCTACCAATATGTTCTTTCTTTCAGAATCCAGTGCCAAACCACCGTCTCATATGCTCTAAAACTCTAGCGCTAGTCAAAAGAGCAAATGTGACAGTCAATTTTAggcaataattataataaagttTGGACGTTCACTCTGCTTCCAATTAAAGCCACGTCCTCTTTGCGCTTTAGGTGAATAAATGCACTTGAGCATGGTAGTCCCAAAAGGCCCTTTAAATTGTAAAACCAAGGTATACAGACATATGACATTAAAAGACAACATGGAGACAGGAAATGTGATAATAGGattaaaagtatgttttaaaaaagcgTTCTCCCTCTCCTGAATGGGCAGTGTCAACTGGGCGTGCTGCCGCTGGGCACCGGTAACGACCTGGCCCGAGTCTTGGGCTGGGGAGGTCTCTGTGATGATGATGCTCAACTGCTGCAGATCTTGGAGAAGCTAGAGAGGGCCACCACCAAAATGCTGGACCGGTAAGGAGGACTTTGGAGCAGATCGCATGAGAGATATTCCACCGATGGAATGAGTTCAGGAAGAGTTCACGCTCAATTTGACATTTGTAGATCACCGTGACTTGCGTGACTGAGAATATATGAGATATATTCTACTTTGTATGTTAATTGGACTGAACCACAAAAGATGGAAGACAGCAGGAATGTGCTTCCATTGTGGGAATGAGGCATCTCTTATGAATGTACTTtcaaattgtaattaattattattatttttattctttcagGTGGAGCGTGATGACGTACGAGGTTCCCGCCACCACGAAACAGACGGCATTATTAAAGGAAGACGACCCCCTCGACTCCCCCTTGCAGGTATGTGAGTTTAATCCATGAGGTTGCTTTTCCTACTGTACTGTCGTCATCATCAGCACGTTTTTTTCCTCAGGTTCACATCACTCAGTATGCAGACTCTGTGGCGTCCCACCTGGCAAAGATCCTGGACTCAGACAAACACAGCGACGTCATTTCCTCTGCCAAGTAAGCCATGGATCTTGTGTTTGGGCCTCGAGTGCTGACTGACTGTATCACATGACCTGCTCAAATCCTTCTGAAGGTTCTTGTGTGGGACGGTAAATGAGTTTGTGGTGGAGGTGGGCAAGGCATATGAGAGGGCCACTGAGAACAAGGAAGAGGCAGATGCCATGGCTAAGAAGGTAAATGGTtattgtagtgtgtgtgtgtgtgtgtgtgcgtggtatTACACAAGGTAGTTGTGTAAAAGCCACTAGTGGGCAGGTGTATTGTGTTCAAGGCTCTGATTCTACATTCTACAGACAtttggacaaaaatgaaaatgtgcatattttggtACACTCCACTCTATACTTGTGCACTGGGAACCGAATGTGTTCTCACAAAGTTGAGTTGTAAGCATGCAATAGCCAAGAATGCTTTAGCAAGATGATGATGTGTTTCATTAAGAGGTGTGTCCCAAAAGTGCATATAGTGTATTTTAGTAGACACAACAAAATGATCTGGATGattgaaaaacataaaatataattgtgtatatgtgtttatCTTCCAGTGTGCATTGCTGAATGAGAAGCTAGATTCTCTGGTCAAAGCCTTAAGCGAGGAAGTGGACGCGCAGGTAATAAAGGAGGAGCTAACCTCTGttgaggacaaaaaaaaccaaccctCTTGCTCATCTCCTGTTGCTTCCAGGTGGTTCCGGCAGATTCCATTCCCAGCCAGGAGGATGGCGGATCAGGCCCTGATAAAAACGGTGGCGACACTGGCTCTGACGGTCAAACGTACCGCTCCAGGGAGCAGCTGATGCTGCGGGCCAACAGCCTGAAAAAGGCACTGAGGCAGATCATCGAACAAGCAGAAAAAGGTGAGTGGAGAGTAACGGCATCCGTCACAATCTTTGAGGCTGCGCCCCCGCTCACCCGTGTCATGTTTATAGTGGTGGACGAGCAGAACCGACACACTGAGTTCCATAGGATgtcttcctcatcctccattAAAAGGGAAAACAGCGAGGAGCTGAAGGATGCCGAGATGCGTAAGACAttctaaaaaatatgtattaaatgCTCTAATTATGGCGGTCtcttcataaaacattaaaattaccATCTGTGGTTGTTGGCCTTCTGATGTAATTTTTATTAACTTATTAACAAGATGACATCTAgtagctttatctacctctacaTGCTCTTTAAAATGTTGCGACAATGTTGCAGGTGCTGTGCTGTTATTTACACTGAACTATTAATGCTGACTGAGCCGTTTGTTCCTTTTATGCTTTTACAACatttgttgctgttgtgttgtgcaaTGCAGTTGTTCATTTGAGATGTTTTTAAATTTGACATCCTCTGTTAAGGCCACGGAAGTCTGAGCCCATCCTCGCCCATCGTCCTGGAGAAACCAGATAGCCTCCATGCAGTCAACTTCAACGAGGATGTGTAAGTCTAACTATGCGGCTTCTTAGTGTTGCACTCTTTTTAACGTCTCTAAATTGACCATCTATGCTTGCCTGCAGACAATGCTGGGAGAAGTGTGTCATGAACAACTACTTTGGCATTGGCCTGGACGCTAAGATCTCACTGGAGTTCAACAACAAGAGGGATGAGCACCCCAAAAAGTGCAGGTAAGAAAAAGAGGGTTGCACATCTTGCCATGATGGGTTTAACGTGATGTACTTTATGTTTGTTCTTCTGCAGCAGTCGCACAAAGAACATGATGTGGTACGGAGTCCTGGGGACGAAAGAGCTCGTCCAGAAGACCTACAAAAACCTGGAGCAGAGGGTTCAGCTCGAGGTTGGACTCATACACTCATACAACTCCTCAAGAAagccaaaaaaacataacagaATCTTCTGTCTTTAGTGTGATGGCGTCTCCATGCCTCTGCCGAGTCTCCAGGGGCTGGCTGTGCTGAACATTCCCAGCTATGCAGGCGGCATCAACTTCTGGGGCGGCACCAAGGAGGACAATGTGAGCATGGATGTTAAAAATGAAGGAGTGCCTTCTTTGCCGGCCGGGCTCTGACTCTTTGGCATGCTCTGTTCATCGATGCAGAACTTTGGTGCGCCATCTTTTGATGACAAGAAGCTGGAAGTGGTGGCCGTGTTTGGCAGCATGCAGATGGCCATGTCCAGAGTCATCAACCTGCAGCACCACCGAATTGCTCAGGTtacaacagtgcttctcaaatcaTGGGGATGTGTGACATGTCAGGGGGCAGGGACAAAAGGGGGGACTTTTTCAGTGTTATTGCAGGCCTGTGGCCATGTGTACATTTTTCGTATGTCttagtttcaagttcagtctgtgaAACACGGATAATGCTGAATCTGTTCATTAAGCACCGAAATGCCCTCTGACCTGTGCTTTGTGTTTTTCAGTGTCGCCAAGTGAAGATCACCATCCTGGGTGAGGAGGGAGTCCCCGTGCAGGTGGACGGCGAGGCCTGGATCCAGCCACCTGGCATCGTCAAGATCATCCACAAGAATCGAGCTCAGATGCTGACAAGAGACCGGGTGTGTACAACTCATGGTGATGATGTGGCGTTTAGCTTGTTGACTCTTGCTTCGTGATCAAATTAACTTGACGCCGCTCCAGTCTGTGGGAGCTCTCTTGAGCGGTGCAAGTTCAGGCAGATTGTTTCCATGGTACCCGCTGAGAGTGGGATGTTGACTCAAAGGATGGTTTGCGCCTCCTAAATGTGTCCTGTCCTTGGTTAAATGAGGTCATCATGTCAACGTGTCTCCTCAAAGCACCCTTGACTAAAGTTTGCGCTGTCTCTGCAGGCGTTCGAGAGCACGCTGAAGTCTTGGGAGGACAAGATGAAGATCGACATCGACCGCAACCCCAGGCCCCGCCTTGACTCACAGCAGTCCATGGAGTACCTGACGGAGGAAGAGTGCGCTCAGGTGCAGCAGCTCGGCATCGTGGCCGACACGCTCATCAACAAGTCAGTACAGCTTGTTAAAATATTTATGTGGCACCAACAGGTGCCGGAACAATCTTCATCCCTTCTTTCTCCTCTCCCCAGGATCCGTGAGGCCGCCAAGACCCACAAGCTGGTGGAGCAGGAGTTGGCGCATGCTGTCAACGCCAGCGCCATGGTGCTGACCGAGGCCAAGCTGTCCAGTCCTGAGGTAGGGACGCCAGGCAGAGTAGGCAGATGGGTCCAGACGAGTCGACAGATGGCCCGGGGGGCCGACGCAGTGCACGTTTGTACATGCTGAAACGTGAAGCCAAAGCATCACTCTCGTGTGGACAGGTCTTAATGTATGAGATATACCATAGGATccagtaatgagtagctgtgCCATTCGTCTTAGTCacctcaaaaattggtttggaaTGCTTGAGGTGTTTCCAGGCGGTGGGTGGGAGTATTGTGTCTgcgaagatggcttcacggggGACATCCACAGTCTGAAACTgatttttaaaccatttttgacaacttcccttgccatccatcccatccaaatgttctcaattgaaCTTTTGATGTGTAACACATGAGTTTTACTCCAATAGCtgagtagcaacattttaaagcgcatgtagaggtagataaagccgctggatgctgaccactcatgtCATGTATTTTGACCCGGCACTAATTAGAGGcactttcaaagtaaaatactgtttttacctttttttattttcagtgtCTGAGTCGTAGCACGGCAGTGGAAATCGTCAACAGCAGCAAAGTTCTGCAGGCAGAGACCACCATGCTTCTGGATGGAAAACATCTAGTAAATGATCTTGCTCGCCTGCACACTACACCTTTGTGTCTGGTTTCCTGTTACACACGCTTCTTGTCCTCTTTCCCAGTCTGAGTCCCCCGAGGAAGACGAGCTCCATGTGACCCTGAACAGCCTGATCGCCGAGCTCCACAAGCTGGACGACATCCACTGGATCTGTCCACTGATGCACTGCGCTGAGGAGGTGagttctctcacacacacacacacacacacacacacacacgtatgttcCATCCACTGTCATTGTGTATATCTGACATTGTGTGTCCTGGCCCAGGAATCAGTCcgtcccagcagcagcagcagcagcagcggtaAGAGCAGCATGAAATTGAAGATCATGCCCAAGGgaaagaaggagaaggagaagctcCATAAGCAGAGGTCCAACAGCTCTCTCTCAGGTTAGAACAAATAAATCTCATATATCAGACCCAACAACGGTTTGGAGGTAAACCGCTTTCAGTGTTAATCGCTTTGAGTAATACgttgctgccctctagtggctcaGCAAGTTGAAACATgcacaaacatgtctgccatcATTGTGGCGCTACATAAAAAGTTACAATGAAGAATATAAATTCTATCTCAAGGCTATTCAGATAAATATTTATGCAGGCCCTATTTACAGAAAGCTAAGCAACCATGACTATTATTCACTTCTTTTGTATAggctgtgtcattttttttctgaatgagccCTGCTGTAAATAGCaatatatttctgtgtattGGTTTATTTTAACCCTCTGGAGTTCAGGGTAGTTTTTAGCATTTTACTACAAAATTGTGTTTACAATTATATCTCAATATCTTGTCTTGAAAACTGTCTCTTGCCTTGTTTggcatttttccattttacagtagtacagtacagaatcacatgtgtgttattttatttcattttgaccGAACGTTCTAACATATTGGGTCTAAAAATCACCCAAATCCACATGGGGAATTTATTTTGGTGTGTTCAAATGCCtaacatttgcaaaaatgaagcCTAGCTATGTGGCAGCAGTCCTCAAAACTCCAACCCAGTTCcgcaagctagcatgctaacagttagcatatgttaaagttagcattttagccatttttataggtgTAAACTTACATAAAGACCAAACACTATTATGCTGAGTGgaaacagctagcatgttagcattgttagaatgtgaacattagcatgttagcatttaagccattttATAGTTTGAATAGCATAGTATAAACTTATAAAAAGGCTAATCGTCATCATGCCGAGGTGGTGTTATGCTAGCATTGTTAACATGCAAATGTtagtattttagtcattttctcGGGTATTACCTTACATAGACACTTAGCATGCTATCTtgtgctaccatgctaggtgatatcatgctaacagctagcatgctaactaaaaTATGACAGTTCGGTGTCAGCATTGCcagcattcacacacaatttcTCCCAATATTGCACAtcctagttattattattattatttaccttCAAAGCCAAGGAAGGTCTCATACAGGCAGTTTCACAAGTTGCCACTTAATGGCAATGTTGGCTCACCTTTTCCCCCTCACCCTCTGCAAGTAGACAGCTGCTCTTAATTTGATTGGTTATTCACATGGGGAATTTATTTGGAGATACATGTCAAGCTTTACCTGAGAGTTTGGAAGGGGGAGGAGCCTGCAACATGATCCATCCTATTTGTTGTTTGTGGTTCTGCTTTAGGAACATGGGACGTCAAAACTCCTGAAGCAGAATCATCGGGCAACTGAGGATGTGATGATGTACGTGATCTTTTCCATCACATTAACAGCCAGAGGTGGGGAGATGCCCCCTCTTCCGCTTCCTGCCTGTTGCCACCAGGTGGGCTGACAGAGGTGGGACCAAGGtggtttacttcctgttctttttgttttggaaagaggCCTCGCTTCACCTGGGGTGAAAGAACTTCTAATTTAAtgagggtttgtttttttttgttccaaacTGAGTGTTTACACGGTGCTCTCCTTGCATGCTGAGGCCCAAATGTCGGAAGCGAAACAGCCTTCAGACTCAAGTGAGACTCAGTTCTCGTTGCTACTGCCATGTGACCTCAGACTTGCAGAATATCTTAAAtgttgcaaaaaacaaaaaaaaaaagaagaaacatattgaatgtatttgtgtgttgagCTGTGAattgttgaaataataatataattgatgATAATGTACACATGCAACATGAAGGTGTGGTGGTTCTAAAGTGGTTCTTAGTATGTTGTGGCCTCTCACAGGTACTCATGAGGTCCTTTGTGGCCATTCAGGGCCAGCTAACAAACTGCTGATTGTAGATG
Proteins encoded in this region:
- the si:dkey-172j4.3 gene encoding diacylglycerol kinase eta isoform X2; the protein is MASKLNPNVLHVAELSESVQTDAERTPMAGEAGDESSDSDGEQEETSHKLIRKVSTSGQIRAKSVKEGILLKQTSSFQRWKRRYFKLRGRTLYYAKDCKSLIFDEVDLSDASVAETSTKNINNSFTVITPFRKLMLCAENRKEMEDWIGALRSVQKWEIYEASQFNMEHFSGMHNWYACSHARPTFCNVCREALPGVTSHGLSCEVCKFKAHKRCAVRSTNNCKWTTLASIGNDIIEDEDGVSMPHQWLEGNLPVSAKCVVCDKNCGSVRRLQDWRCLWCKAIVHSSCKEQMAKVCPLGQCRVSIIPPTALNSIDSDGFWKATSASCSSPLLVLVNSKSGDNQGVKFLRKFKQLLNPAQVFDLMNGGPELGLRLFQKFVTFRILVCGGDGSVGWVLSELDKLNLHKQCQLGVLPLGTGNDLARVLGWGGLCDDDAQLLQILEKLERATTKMLDRWSVMTYEVPATTKQTALLKEDDPLDSPLQVHITQYADSVASHLAKILDSDKHSDVISSAKFLCGTVNEFVVEVGKAYERATENKEEADAMAKKCALLNEKLDSLVKALSEEVDAQVVPADSIPSQEDGGSGPDKNGGDTGSDGQTYRSREQLMLRANSLKKALRQIIEQAEKVVDEQNRHTEFHRMSSSSSIKRENSEELKDAEMRHGSLSPSSPIVLEKPDSLHAVNFNEDVQCWEKCVMNNYFGIGLDAKISLEFNNKRDEHPKKCSSRTKNMMWYGVLGTKELVQKTYKNLEQRVQLECDGVSMPLPSLQGLAVLNIPSYAGGINFWGGTKEDNNFGAPSFDDKKLEVVAVFGSMQMAMSRVINLQHHRIAQCRQVKITILGEEGVPVQVDGEAWIQPPGIVKIIHKNRAQMLTRDRAFESTLKSWEDKMKIDIDRNPRPRLDSQQSMEYLTEEECAQVQQLGIVADTLINKIREAAKTHKLVEQELAHAVNASAMVLTEAKLSSPECLSRSTAVEIVNSSKVLQAETTMLLDGKHLSESPEEDELHVTLNSLIAELHKLDDIHWICPLMHCAEEESVRPSSSSSSSGKSSMKLKIMPKGKKEKEKLHKQRSNSSLSGTWDVKTPEAESSGN
- the si:dkey-172j4.3 gene encoding diacylglycerol kinase eta isoform X5; the protein is MLCAENRKEMEDWIGALRSVQKWEIYEASQFNMEHFSGMHNWYACSHARPTFCNVCREALPGVTSHGLSCEVCKFKAHKRCAVRSTNNCKWTTLASIGNDIIEDEDGVSMPHQWLEGNLPVSAKCVVCDKNCGSVRRLQDWRCLWCKAIVHSSCKEQMAKVCPLGQCRVSIIPPTALNSIDSDGFWKATSASCSSPLLVLVNSKSGDNQGVKFLRKFKQLLNPAQVFDLMNGGPELGLRLFQKFVTFRILVCGGDGSVGWVLSELDKLNLHKQCQLGVLPLGTGNDLARVLGWGGLCDDDAQLLQILEKLERATTKMLDRWSVMTYEVPATTKQTALLKEDDPLDSPLQVHITQYADSVASHLAKILDSDKHSDVISSAKFLCGTVNEFVVEVGKAYERATENKEEADAMAKKCALLNEKLDSLVKALSEEVDAQVVPADSIPSQEDGGSGPDKNGGDTGSDGQTYRSREQLMLRANSLKKALRQIIEQAEKVVDEQNRHTEFHRMSSSSSIKRENSEELKDAEMRHGSLSPSSPIVLEKPDSLHAVNFNEDVQCWEKCVMNNYFGIGLDAKISLEFNNKRDEHPKKCSSRTKNMMWYGVLGTKELVQKTYKNLEQRVQLECDGVSMPLPSLQGLAVLNIPSYAGGINFWGGTKEDNNFGAPSFDDKKLEVVAVFGSMQMAMSRVINLQHHRIAQCRQVKITILGEEGVPVQVDGEAWIQPPGIVKIIHKNRAQMLTRDRAFESTLKSWEDKMKIDIDRNPRPRLDSQQSMEYLTEEECAQVQQLGIVADTLINKIREAAKTHKLVEQELAHAVNASAMVLTEAKLSSPECLSRSTAVEIVNSSKVLQAETTMLLDGKHLSESPEEDELHVTLNSLIAELHKLDDIHWICPLMHCAEEESVRPSSSSSSSGKSSMKLKIMPKGKKEKEKLHKQRSNSSLSGTWDVKTPEAESSGN